A single region of the Sorghum bicolor cultivar BTx623 chromosome 7, Sorghum_bicolor_NCBIv3, whole genome shotgun sequence genome encodes:
- the LOC110437205 gene encoding uncharacterized protein LOC110437205 codes for MTIEQLMGMQANLMQAMMNRMNNEPVAAPPPVQVRDKRGEFLKGRPPVFTHASDPLEADDWLKAVEKQLNIAQCSDLEKVLYASGQLQGPAQEWWESYQYGRPNNAPPVTWKEFTEGFRSHHIPEGLIELKAEEFISLKQGSMSVSEYRDKFAQLSRYAPYEVARDSDKQRLFLKGLYDGLQLQLMSNTYPCFQELVNRAIVIDNKRKEMDAKKRKLQGQQSGSNTRPRAYPQ; via the coding sequence atgactatCGAGCAGCTCATGGGTATGCAAGCTAATCTGATGCAAGCCATGATGAACCGTATGAACAATGAACCAGTAGCAGCACCACCGCCGGTTCAAGTACGTGACAAGCGAGGGGAGTTCTTGAAAGGACGTCCTCCGGTGTTCACCCATGCCTCTGATCCACTGGAGGCAGACGACTGGTTAAAAGCAGTCGAGAAGCAGCTGAACATAGCCCAATGCAGCGACCTGGAGAAAGTGTTGTACGCATCAGGCCAGCTGCAAGGACCTGCACAggagtggtgggagtcctaTCAATATGGACGCCCCAACAACGCTCCGCCAGTCACCTGGAAGGAGTTTACGGAAGGGTTCAGGTCCCATCATATTCCGGAGGGCCTGATAGAACTGAAAGCGGAAGAGTTCATATCTCTCAAGCAGGGATCAATGTCAGTCAGTGAGTATCGTGACAAGTTTGCTCAACTATCACGATATGCTCCATATGAGGTGGCCAGGGACTCTGACAAGCAACGTCTATTCCTGAAGGGTCTGTATGATggactgcagctgcagctgatgAGCAATACCTACCCTTGTTTTCAAGAATTGGTGAACCGCGCTATTGTCATCGACAACAAGCGCAAGGAGATGGATGCAAAGAAGAGAAAGCTCCAGGGGCAGCAGTCGGGCAGCAACACTCGCCCACGTGCGTACCCTCAGTAG